ATgggaaaccaaacacacatttCAATGAGAAGCACCATAATCAATTCTAGGAAGAAACTACAATGTATAGCATTTGGAGTTAACGTGCTTTGGATTGTGTGTCACCACTAATCCAAACACGCTATTAATATTAATACCTGCATTTTCAAGGGCTGGATCTGCAACTACATTTTTACCAAGCTTGACTCCAGGAAGATACTTGACATTTTCCTGCAAAAAAGAACAGTTATGTTTgtataaaatatttcatttaaaaaGCAATGCATACACAATGGgaataaaattcaaattcacATTGTAGTTCCTTACATTGGTTTGATTGATGACATCAGAGAGCTTCTCCCCATTTGGTAAAATTTCCTCAAATACCCACACCCTCACGTCATCTGATTATATACAAGGAAGTCATATTCAAGTAGGAAAATTAGACTGTCAAAAAAAAGTAGGAAAATTAACATTCAAATGGAAATTTTGTTTCTTTACAGATCATTGGGGGGAAAATGCACGTATGATTCCTTTGCCAAGTGAAATACACATTGGCATTATTACAAAAGTTCACACAATTAGTAAGGGTCTGTTTGGAATGCACGTATGATTCCTTTGCCAAGTGAAATACACATTAGCATTATTACAAAAGTTCACACAATTAGTAAGGGTCTGTTTGGATTTTCGTTGACTTCAACGCGTCAAAATCATGTTTCTCCTATCTACGTTAAACTCAATATGGTATATTCTAGCTTCTCCTGTCTTAAAATACGTGAAATTACTTTTGGGTTGCCTCTAAGCCTCCAACGCCCAACCAAACATTCGCTACTCATTCACAATCACAATGCATGCATGCCAAAATCAAAAGGAAACTGAATAATgctgaaggaaaagatataTACCATGGAAGGATCGAAGCCTGAGGGTGTTGGAGGCAATTAGTTTTGCGGCAACGCTGCCCCAATTGCCACTACCAATAACAGTGACTTTATTCATGGCGTTTAATTTTCAGCTGGGCAATGGGGtaggaagagagagaagaagaagaagaagaagaagaagaagaagaagaagaagaagaagaagaagaagaagaagaagaagaagaagaagaagaagaagaagaagaagaagaagaagacactGAAAATGAGGGAAGAATGTTGGGTGGTGAGTTAGAAGCCATACACGTTTCATTATAAACTATGTTCATGGAGTCAAATGCGGTGATTCCATGTGTAGTTTCAGCTTTGTGGATTTTCCCATTTTTATCCGTGCATTGCAAATTTCCTTTCATCCTTTATTTGGTACGATCATTTTATATAGTTGAGAATTTTGTATTTATGGGAAATTGGGAATTTTATATAGTAGGAAATTGATTTGTAGAAAGGAAGAGATGTCATGTAATGAATATGATGTGATAAGAGGAGAGATGGATAATAAATTGGAGAGTTTGTaaagaataattatatcttcacacctcatttttgaggtgtggagaggtggaggaaTAGACATATAGGAaaaaaaggagagagaaagtaaaaatgtgataagtgatttgattgatagagaaaagagaaataaatagaaattaaaGTGGAAAAAAAgtggagaggtgtgtatatatcattactcgtttGTAAAATGTCTACATTATTTATCTGTCTAAGTATCATTCATATTGAAGGATGAGTAGCTCATATGGTTAAGTTAAGGGTAATTATAGGATGGGACGGACCATGTACAACTACATGGGGGCATTTGCCCCCACCAAATATTGGAACTTCTTTAACATTATAGGTGTATAGCCAGACTGCCCCAACGGTTTGATTACAATTTTTCAATTGCCCCAGCAACCACAGTATCGCACAATGGTAGCAAAATCTCAATAGTGTGCAGTAGATAATATATGACAAACGAATAATGATTGATAGACGTAGGAATAGTAGAAACACCCCAAACACCCatttttcctgcggatttggccaaataatacactgaactaaccacctaaatacacatgactaaccataaagcacataaccgAGTAAActcagttgaaattcctaaattcaattttacacggttctgtgctttatggttagtcatgtgtatttaggtggttagttcagtgtattatttggccaaatccctaatttaggaatttcaactttacacggttctgtgctttatggttagtcatgtgtatttaggtggttagttcagtgtattatttggccaaatccctaatttaggaatttcaactttacacggttatgtgctttatggttagtcatgtgtatttagatggttagttcagtgtattatttggccaaatccgcaggaaaaaggGGTGTTTGGGGTGTTTCTACTATTCCTATGTCTATAAATCATTATTCTATGACAAACCCCTCACCCGCACATGAAATGTTATACTGCTATTAGtgctatatatacatataatgttagattttatatttatgaaacaaaaatatatatttgaaaaaagtcttggatgaacaaccctattGGTTTTGCCATGGGATTTGTGCTTGTATACTATCACATAAAATCAGTTTGGTTTACAAttagaaagtatgaaaataagaaaataacgcgatctaaattgattttttttatatagctATCAAATGGACTCCAAGTGATGAGAATTACCTTGATCATGATGTCATGGCAAAGTCTGCATGCACCCTACTATTATAGTGGATTGATAATTAAGTAGTTTAATTTGGTCTTGAAATGTGCAAGAATTTTACTATtgtaatgtatatatatatataaattgtaataataatttaatatattttgggTGGAACTTACAAtattatgaaattatttatgcATTGCCCCGACAACATAAATTTTATGGATCAGTCACGGATTGTAGGTGAAGGGTCCGGATTCGAACCCTAAAGAGAAATAATTTGTACTAATGTGCATACTTTCGTGATGTCAGAAATTGAGACTCCATAGAAATGAAACTGCATAATAAGAGGTGGAAAACATTTCAATTCATTACAAGAGTAGTGTTGATCAGCGTCAGCTTTTCCATTTAGTGTTAGTATAGCGTCGATGACCCGGTCGATGTTAATCGACGCTACACACTTGCCATAGAACCCACGGTAATGTATTTTTATTAAGCGTCAGCTAACATGATCGACTCTAACTTATACAATTTGGCATTGATCTAGCTGACGATAATGTGTGTCAAATAACTTTTTTACTATTAGCTTCAGTCATGGTCGGCTCTAAGTTTTTGATTGAAAATGCAAATTAGACAATGAGTTAGGGACATTTGTTCGTTGCTTGATGACATATGAGTTGGTGGGTATCGTGTTGACAAAACAGTACCCACATTGTTGATATGCAGCTTGGAATGGATCATGTTATAATCCTTGCAAAATTGATTAGCAACTTGATGTGGGAGCACTATTGTGTCAACACGATACGCACAAGCTCAAGACCCTCAAGCAACTGACAAAGGATCTAACTCATCATCTAAATTTGCATTGTCAAATATAAATACTTGTTGGGAAAAAATACATCCCCCTCAATGCACTCTTGCATTCAAGTACTATCCGAAAGTTGAGGCCATACAAATCTTTTACAAATGTACATAAGTCATCCTTGCGCAATTTTTGTTGTTTGCAAAATCCTCATTCCATCCTTTTCTAATCATCCATTGTGTTACCCTCTCAGGAGTCCAAAGTAAGTGCCACTTCTGCGGCAGCCCCACTTCACCAGAGGCGGTAGTGTCGATCTCTACCTTAATGGTTTGTGAGTAAGAGAAGTCTTAACCTTCTCAACCGATATACCCTGTGCTTGATTCCCGAAAGCCTAATGTTAGGTTTACTTAACGCACCACATACACTCGTCAACATCATTAGAGTCGTTTGAGATTTTGATGAAGTTGTGGTCACCTTCATCCTCGAAGTAGTAGTCAAAAGGATAACAAAAATTATGGCTATCCCCTAAATTcatctaaaaaaattatttgggcTAATTTGCCAAAATTTCAGCAACGTCTACCATAAAATGACTATCCCAAATTTTTTAAATACAACAAAAGACATGAAACAAGTCTTCAACTATGACATCAAAAGACGGGTAACATGTCTTCAACTATGACATCAAATCACACAACTCTTAACTCGAATGGTTAAATGAGTACTAAAGACATAATCTAAAACTTATCACACAACTTAAGACTCTAAAAATAGCTTGTTGCACCCTAGTATATTTAAATGTTCGTGGAAATGCATTTCCTATCCAGGTAAAGGAATTTAGTGCAGCAGAAGAGTATTGAGTTCAACAATTAGGAATCCTCCTAACAAAAAAGAACGGACCCTAGCAGAAATTATCAGTATAAAACCACATAGGAGCCAGCTAGGTGATAGCTAAAAGAGCAATGGGCCCTCAATTGAATTGTGGGCAGGCTATtatatcaataaataatttattttactaaatAATTGCGATAATTTAGTGTACAGACAAGTGGGCATCTTACTTCCATATGGCATAGCAAAAAGAAGAAACTTTCATATGGAGTTACAATTTACAAGACATAGAGGGATCTCAGCTAAAAATAATCaagtatttatttttcaaattgaaTCAGCCTAAAATGTTCCTAGACAAAGAATGAAACTTATGGCTGGTATATGTATATCCTCTCATGTCACACCACTATGACAAGTGCGGCATTATTTCTATCTATTTGTTCATAAATATTCAAAATGTCTCGCCTATTTAATAAAtatgaagaaagagagagaCACAAAATTACAACATGGGAAACATGAGGAAGTTCCCAGATGAGAGGTTCCAAATCCATTTTAAGGAGCTCTCTCAAAAGGCTCTGTATCATTGTAACAGACATCCCACACAGCTTCCACAGCTTCTTTGGCAGCTGCTGCACCTGAGCAAGACGGATTATAAGACACTGATGTCATAGCTCTTCTtttgatacattccttcaagttgAATTACGTTTATTCAGTAtccaaaatatattaaaaaaaagaaacaattgCAAGCTGGAGAAAGGGAATAGCAAGAGATTCAATTTAAGGGGGAGAAAAAAACTGTACAGATTTCAGATACCCTTTACTCATTTTTCCTTATTTCCACTCAATTTTGTAAACATGAAAATTTGTAATAAATGAGAGAAAACAGAGCCtagtatgattttttttctttctttctcgtAAGAACAGGGTAAGATTATTGGTAAAAAGCCCTAATGGTCATAATCTAGGAGTTTATGTTGTTTCCACACATAGCATTTCTTTTAATATAATTACAGAAACAATTTTTTGCCATAATTTACGGACCAATGCCACCAGTCTTTAATAAGAGATCTCTCATCTAGCTTGTTATAGTATAAGGCAACATCAAAAGATTTcaaagaggaggaagagaaaaTTTCGACCAATTTTTTACTCAGCTTTTGTACGTAAATGATATTCATTAGCAAAACCGAAACTAATTTTCTCTCTATCCGGATAAATGCAATACAAATAAAGAACAGTTCAAACTTCATGTTGGAAATATTTTATACAGGAGACTTTATGCTTCAGGCTTCAGCCAACATATGCTGAATTAGCATTTGACAGAATCAAGAACCATCACTTCTATTCTATAAGCTGAATGTAATTAGCATTTTTTTAAGCTTACCCTAACTTGTGCtgaaattaactttttttttttgtaagatcGGGGGAGTAGGAAGGGTCGAACTTATGACTACTTGGTTATTGAGGGCTTTGACACTCAAAAACCAACTCTTTCAAAAACTTAAAATGTTAGGTAAAGGCTCATAAATGGTTTTGAATGTAAAACTGAGGGAGGGAATTTGGGATTCAGCTATCAATGGTGACTTAGGAAGATGGAAATTCTAGATTCAACAACACAAGCTAACATCTTAAAAAATTGAGAAAGCTGCcaaatcattatatttttttggtacattggctaaagaaaaaacaaaactaagGCCTCTTAAAGGCTACACCCGACGCATCCGCGAGAAGCAACAAACCCAAGTCTGGAGAAGGTTGATCAATAGACACAAACTCTTGATCTTGCCCAGCGCCATGCTTAGCTAAGAAGTCCGCGCACGCATTTCCCTCTCGTAAAATATGATGAACGTCCACCAACCAATCTCTGGCCAAAAGATCTTTAATATCCCAAATAAGAGAGACATATAAGTGCCGAGTCGGAGGCACTGACAAAACTAGATTCACGGCATCCATGGAATCCGACTGACAATCAACCACCCTATAGCCCCGCTCCCAAGCCATAGACAGCCCTTGGAAAATTGCTAGTAACTCCAACCGCAGAATGCAAGTCTCCTCCAGAAACCCGAAGAAGCCCCCCTGCCACTGCCCCTGGATGCTCCTAAAACAGCCTCCAAAACCACCTCGGCTTGGCACACCGCGCACGCTCCCGTCAACATTCAACACCACACCGTAATCCAATATGGGCTCCCATTTAACCAGGCGCGGGGGAGGACGAGGGGCATCGATAGCAGGAACAAATGCTGTCACAAGATCATGCCTCATGGCATCAATGTTGGAGCTAATAACTTGCACCGGCAGCATCTTATGCTCCAAACACCAGATACAACGCGCACGCCACACCCACCATAGGGTAGCTATCGCCAACGGGTCCGATGCAAAGATCAGAGCACGCAGCCAGACTTTAACATCCGAAATCGCAAACGAGTCACCCTCTGTATCAAAGCCCATTCTACGCCAGATAGCACGAGCCAAGGAACAGTCCCTGAGGCAGTGCAGAGCCGTGTCTTCGTTCGCCGAACACACACCGCAGTTTGGATCCTCCGCCATACCCCTATGGAAACGACAAGCATTAGTAGGCAACGCGTCCTGAAAAATTAGCCAGATAAAGACAGTACACTTGAGAGGCATATTGCACCGCCACACCCAATTCCAATCAACCACAGGATTATCCATTGACGTTCTTTGTGCCAGGAGCCACTGATAACCTGAAGCTGTTGTATAAACCCCTGACACATGCCCTTTCCAACGGAACCCATCCTGACCATGACCATTCAAGTGGGGGGATAACCCTCGAATTGTGTTGACCACCGGATCCGGTAGCCTAGTCCACAACCACTCCAGGTTCCAAATCCCATTCTGCCAGATATCTTTAACCCGAAGATCCACATCATGAATGTCAACAAAAGGCACCACTTGACACAGTGGAGTGGAGGAGCACCAAGGAGAATACCAGAAAGACGATAGACCATCTCCAACCTGATATTCGAACCCATCACGCAGAAAATTCCGAGCCTTGACAAAAGCCTTCCAAACAGGAGACCCTGGTTTGTCCTCAGCAGCAAGAAACTCATTATTCTGGAAGTACCTCGCTCTTATCATGTCCACCCACGGCTTGTCCTGATTGATAATAAGCTGCCAAACCTGCTTCCCCAAGAGAGCAACGTTGTGGTCGCGGGCCTTTCTTAAACCTAGACCTCCAAATTTTTTCGGACAAGCAACACGATTCCAGCCCACCAAGTTGATCCCTCGCCCACTTCTGTCTTTCCAAATGAAATTTTTAACAACTGAATCCAATTTATCACAAACACCTTGAGGAACCCACACCTGACTCATGCAATAGGCCGGCATGGAGGACACCACCGATTGCGCAAGAGTTAAGCGGCCTGCCCTGTTGAGGAGCTTGCATTTCCAATCAGCTAGTCTAACATTAATCTTATCAAAAATGTAATCAAAATCTCTTGCTGTGATCCGCCGCTGGAAAATGGGGAAACCCAGATACTTGCCAATCTCATTGGTAAACTGAAAGCCTGCTATACCAGAGATTCGATTTTTCTTCTGCAGGCTCATGCCATTGCAACCCATAATTTTAGACTTCGCTTCATTGACCTTCATGCCAGATGCCCGACAAAATAAATCTAGCAAGTCCTTCAGAACTCTCACTTGATTATTTCGAGCCTTAACAAACAACAAGACATCATCAGCGAAAAAAAGATGGGACAAACCTGGCCCATTACGAACAGTGCAAATAGGATCCCATCTTCCTTCCTGAACCGCAGTAGAGATCGCTGAACTCAACCTCTCCATACACAGAACAAACAAGTACGGAGAGAGGGGGTCGCCCTGACGCAGCCCCCGTTTGGCGGCAAACGACTGGCTACGCTCCCCATTCCAAAGAATGGACAACTGAGAGGCTGAAACGCAACGCATAATCAGATTGACACAAACCTGAGGAAAACCAAAGGCCACTCCAAATAAACCGAAATAGCTCTAGCCCTCTTTCCAGCCCaataattgtttaaaaaaaaggtTAACATGGAGGATGTGTGTGAACTATAGGTCTTTAAATAAGGTAACAATCTAGGATAAATTTCTGCTTCTAGTAGTTGGTTGATGAATTCTGTGGGGCAAGCTTCTTCTCAAAGCTAGATTTAAAATGCCCAAGGAAGATGAAGCTAACACAGTATTTAGAACCCATGAAGGATTATGAATGCTCCAGGTACTTTTCACTCAGGCGACTGTGAATCAAAATTTTTAGGCCATATTAACGCAAGTTTGTATTGGTGTTCTTCGATGATATTTTGGCCTATATCATAGATTGGTATACCAATTTTAGTACATCTCAATTGCTCTTCAGGTGTTTAAAGAGAATCAATTTGTAGTGAACATAAGGAAGTGTAGCTGTGGGAAGGAACAAATAGAGTACATAGGACAGATTTTGCTCAGGGACAGTGTTTGCTGATCTCACTAAGgcgaagagtgtgcttgattggCCCGTTCCAAAGAACATGAAAAGGAGTACTTAGTTCAGCGGAAAGGATTAGTTGCTAAAGGTTCAACTTCGGAGGAGGAATTTTTATATGCAGTCAATTCTCACATTTCAGCCTTGAGGAAAAGAGTACTGTTCATGCAGGAGGTATTGATGGGATCACGGATCAGGATCAGTTATCAGACCTGATTGATAGGCCCAAGGTGTGGTGGGTATAtgtgagaaagaggaagaacaaaagggaaaaagaggAATTGAATGGACGAGTTAATCAGGAGAGGGTAATAAAGTGCAGGGAGGAACGTAGCGGGGTTACATTCGGATAGTTTGTTTTCTATTCCACTTGTGATTGTCACTTGTCAGTAATTCCTAAATTTTCTTTCTCTGGATTCTATCAATATCAAATACTTTACTCAACTCTAATACATCACGTAAAGCTACACATTATCTCTGAAAATATACAGCAAAAATAAATGGTTGATGCAAATGGAGGAAGGAAAGAAACAATGTACCTGTTCGTGCCCTTTTACTTTCCAAAAACCTCGTAGAAGTTCTCGTTTGTAATGACAATCACCACTTAGATGATTAGCTCTTATCTGTATCACATAATCATTAAGAAATACTGATTAGAGGAAACTGAGATACAAAACTCCAACAAACTTAATATGCGTGACATTGTCAGATAGAAACCTCACTACAAGCATGGTGAGCACAATTAAGCCAATCCAAGTTTGCAGCACGACAATCATCAAACGCATGAATCAGCTCATGCATTATAACCTGGTTAACTTCATCTTGAGATCCAATCTGATCGCTGCACACAACTATCTGGGTCAAAGACACACCCAAAAAGTAGAAAGTCAATAAGACATTATTAGTAAATTGCAAACCCTATCTTACATTCATAGGAATCATTGAACAAACATTATTCAACCACTAAAGGAACTCTACTATAACTGAaagtttctttccat
This is a stretch of genomic DNA from Lotus japonicus ecotype B-129 chromosome 1, LjGifu_v1.2. It encodes these proteins:
- the LOC130729621 gene encoding mitochondrial inner membrane protease ATP23-like isoform X2 → MEEELASSRSATHGGTTLKECQRMIHKSLQLKSLREHMDKAGCPVRDNFFMAVNCNQGTAGGYIQGEGIVVCSDQIGSQDEVNQVIMHELIHAFDDCRAANLDWLNCAHHACSEIRANHLSGDCHYKRELLRGFWKVKGHEQVQQLPKKLWKLCGMSVTMIQSLLRELLKMDLEPLIWELPHVSHVVILCLSLSSYLLNRRDILNIYEQIDRNNAALVIVV
- the LOC130729621 gene encoding mitochondrial inner membrane protease ATP23-like isoform X4, whose protein sequence is MDKAGCPVRDNFFMAVNCNQGTAGGYIQGEGIVVCSDQIGSQDEVNQVIMHELIHAFDDCRAANLDWLNCAHHACSEIRANHLSGDCHYKRELLRGFWKVKGHEQVQQLPKKLWKLCGMSVTMIQSLLRELLKMDLEPLIWELPHVSHVVILCLSLSSYLLNRRDILNIYEQIDRNNAALVIVV
- the LOC130729621 gene encoding mitochondrial inner membrane protease ATP23-like isoform X3, with amino-acid sequence MEEELASSRSATHGGTTLKECQRMIHKSLQSPTVKSLREHMDKAGCPVRDNFFMAVNCNQGTAGGYIQGEGIVVCSDQIGSQDEVNQVIMHELIHAFDDCRAANLDWLNCAHHACSEIRANHLSGDCHYKRELLRGFWKVKGHEQECIKRRAMTSVSYNPSCSGAAAAKEAVEAVWDVCYNDTEPFERAP
- the LOC130729621 gene encoding mitochondrial inner membrane protease ATP23-like isoform X1; protein product: MEEELASSRSATHGGTTLKECQRMIHKSLQSPTVKSLREHMDKAGCPVRDNFFMAVNCNQGTAGGYIQGEGIVVCSDQIGSQDEVNQVIMHELIHAFDDCRAANLDWLNCAHHACSEIRANHLSGDCHYKRELLRGFWKVKGHEQVQQLPKKLWKLCGMSVTMIQSLLRELLKMDLEPLIWELPHVSHVVILCLSLSSYLLNRRDILNIYEQIDRNNAALVIVV